The DNA segment TTAAAAGGCTCTGGCCTGTTGATTACACGCAACACAGATACACCGCTCACGGCATGTACTATCCTCAATCAAAAGTGGCCGCAAACAACGCCTGACGATAAGATTGTATTGCGCGTCTTTATCGGTAAACCTGGCAATGATGTAGTAGAACATCTCAATGATGAGGAACTTTCAGAATTAGCGGTAAAAGAAATTCAACGCATTATGAATTTTTCCGCACAACCTGAATGGGTTCGCATTAACCGTCTCATTCACTGTATGCCGCAATATAATGTGGGGCATCGCGCAGGTATTAAAGCTGTACGTGAACACGTAGCTGAACATTATCCAAACTTACACCTCATTGGCACTCCATTTGATGGAATTGGTATTCCTGATGGTGTGAAACAGGCGAAAGAACTCATACAGTCTATTGTAGGCAGTAATGAAAACTAATATTAAGTAGTGAGAACTAATATTAATAAATAATTATAAGAAAAGACTCCATATGCTATAATAGTATATGGAGTCTTTTCGATTCTTATAGTAATAGAAATATATCATTTTAATATAATCACCATAGATAGGAGTGATCATAATGGGGAAAGCAATCCCTACAGTAGAAGGTTGGCATAGCCAACACATGGTATTTGCCATGGACTTTAGCGCATGGAACTGCTTTACAGCTGAAGAAAAAGCGGAAGCGCGCAACGAATTAAAAGTATTTTTAGCGGATCTTGAGGCTAAACATCAAGCTAAAGAAGGTAGCTATGCATTCTATGATTGCAATGGCGCAAAAGGGGATTTAATCCTATGGATCCTTGGTCCATCCCTTGAATACTTGGCACAAGTAGAACGCAAATTCCGTCGCCTCGCTATTGCAAGCGTATTAGTTCAAACATATTCCTATACATCTGTAACAGAAGTCAGTGCTTACGTTAAAGCTAAACTCGATACAGAAGAAGTCAACCAAAAACTGTACCCTCATGTACCTCGCGATAAATACATCTGCTTCTATAACATGAGCAAAAAACGTGAAGGTGATGACAACTGGTTCATGCTACCACCACAAGAACGCGGCATGTTGATGAAATCTCACGGCGAGCTTGGTAAAACATATTTAGACGTTCTATCTGAATTTACAACAGGTGGCTGTGGACTAGACGACTGGGAATGGGGTATTACTATCTTCAGTAACGACGACATCCAATTCAAAAAAATCGTATACGATATGCGCTTTGAAATCGCCAGTGCAAAATACGGCATCTTTAGCGACTTCTACGTTGGTACCATCATCGACGATGCATTACTAGAAGAAATCTTTGGATAATAAAAAAAGGGACTGCCTAGCAGTCCCTTTTTCTTCCATTAATATGAAGGTTATAATTTTGAACAGAAAATTTGTTAACGTCTTGTACTGCGTAAAATATAATTCACTATGTTTGAGTAGCTTATCCATAACTATATTTTCATAAAAGAAAACCCCGCATTGATCCGACTTACGAGGTCAAGGCCCTAGGCCGCAGACCTGATAAGTATGGAGGAGAGATGCGGGGTTTCTTTTATCACTTAGTTAAGAAAAGTGAATTATATTTTGTAGTATGCTGATGTGAACGTAAATTTTCTGTTCCAGAAAATTATACGTTCATGTTTGCACTTTTACGCACATAGAACCAGTAGCATACTGCTACAGTTACGATGTTGAAGGCTAACAATACTGCGAAGGCTGGATAGATATTACCGAATGTGGAATATGTGAAGCCGAAGATTTTAGGTGTAATGAAAGCACCGTATGCAGCTACGGCAGCTACGAAGCCTGTAATTAAAGAGGAAAGTAATGGATTGCCGAATACGTGTGGAATCATACGGAATGTTGCACCAGTTGCGAAGCCACAGCATACAAATGTCAATACGGACATAGCGAAGAAGAATGGGAAGTTGTGCATATCTACGCCAAATGCAATCAATGCAGTTGTTGCACATAAACCGAGAAGACTCACAAAGGTAACTTTTGTACCGCTGTTGATTTTATCGGCTAACCAACCACCTACAGGACGAAGCGCACCTGCTACAAGTGGGCCTACGAATGCGATAGAAGCAAATGGAATTTCAGGGAATTCTTTACCTACTAATAGGCCAAGTGCTGCTGCATAACCAGAGAAGGCACCGAAGGAACAAGTATATAACAATGTAAGCGCCCAAGTGTGTTTGTTACCAAAGATTTGTACAAGGTTTTTAGGATTTGGTTTTTCTAATGGCAAGTTATCCATGAAACGTGTCATAAGTGCAAGGAT comes from the Veillonella dispar genome and includes:
- the hemQ gene encoding hydrogen peroxide-dependent heme synthase, whose product is MGKAIPTVEGWHSQHMVFAMDFSAWNCFTAEEKAEARNELKVFLADLEAKHQAKEGSYAFYDCNGAKGDLILWILGPSLEYLAQVERKFRRLAIASVLVQTYSYTSVTEVSAYVKAKLDTEEVNQKLYPHVPRDKYICFYNMSKKREGDDNWFMLPPQERGMLMKSHGELGKTYLDVLSEFTTGGCGLDDWEWGITIFSNDDIQFKKIVYDMRFEIASAKYGIFSDFYVGTIIDDALLEEIFG